The Petrotoga mobilis SJ95 genomic sequence CCCTTCACTTTGCTTTTCTAATCCTGAAACGATCCTAAAAAAAGTAGTTTTTCCACAGCCAGACGGCCCCAACAAAACGATTTTTTCACCCTCTTGCAACTCAAGACTCCAGTTATCTATAACCAGAAGATTTCCAAACCTTTTAGTTAAACGATCTACTTTTAGTACATTTCCCATCTTGCTAACATCCTTCTTGAAATAATTTTAAATACACGTTCTGTGGTTATACCTAATATAACGGCTATGATAGTAATGGCATAGATCCTAGGAACTTCGACATACTGTCTCGCCCAAGCAAGTTCTACCCCTAAGCCATTTCCACCAACTAGAAACTCTGTTACTAACACTACTTTCCATACATTCCCTATCGAAACTTCAACCGCTGCAATTACAAACGGAACGATCGAAGCTAAGTATACATGCCTAAATATTTTAGACCTCGATACTTTGTACAAGTGCACCATCTCTAACAATTTTCTATCGATATTCTTAATTCCAGATGCTGTCGTAAAAACTGTGTTAGGTAAAATAGCCATGGTACTTATTAAAATAGGACCACGCCATCCAACACCCCACAGAAATACGACAAAAGCAAGCCAAGAAACCACCGGAATAGCTTGTATCATCATCAGCATGGGCCTAAAAATTTCGTATATCGTGTCGCTCATCCCCATTAAAAACCCCAAAATTATTCCGATAAAAGAGGAAAGAAACAAAACAATCAAAGTTTTCCATACCGTGTTCCATAATGCCACATAAAACCTCGGTGTACTTAGCTGATTTATTAAATTGACTAAAACTTCATGAGGGAAAGGCAACACAAAAGAAGAACCTATGACAAAAGAAAAAAAGTACCAAAGTAAAACGATCAACACAATTCCAAAAATAGTTTTCATCGATAATAAAATCCTTCTGTCGGTAAAGTTGGTAACCCTTCCGGATAAAGTTCGTGCATCGTGTTTAAAAAGTTATCTACTTCTTCTTTACATTCCACAATCGGAATGTATTCAAAAACCAATCTATTCATCGCTTCTTTAAGTACTGGAACAGGGATAGTTAAATATTCGTTGGTTATTTTCAATGATTGATCTAAATTTGTATTAGCCCAATCAACGCTTTCAGAAAAAGCGCTTTCAACTTTTGAAACGATATCCGGTTCACTTTCCAAAATCTCCTTTTTAACAAAAAGTCCAGCTATAGGAAGGCCATACTTTGAACCTGAGATTTTATTCCATTCATCTTGAAAATCTAAGACAATTTCTCCTTCGGTCCCTGTTACAGCCAATGTGGCAAATGGTTCTGGTAAAGCGGCATATTCTACCTTACCTGCTTTAAACAGAGAAACTATCTCCTGGGGAGGAAGGTAGCTGAATTTTACATCTTTATCGGGAACCAAACCATTTTTCACCAAAAGATACCTCATCAAAATGTCGACGGTTTGACCTCGACCATGAGGAGAATAGACTTCATGACCTTTTAAATTTTTTACATCTTCAAAATCAACATTGCTACTTCCTACCAAATAAAATGCTTTCCACTCGTGAACGCCTAACAATATTAACTCTAAACCTTGAGCGTATAAATTCGCACCAACGGTTATAGGAAGCACGGCAAAGTCTGCTTGATTGGATACCAGTAACGCTACCGCTTCATTGGCATCCTTCCAAAGACTCACATTTATTTCTACCTCTTCTTCTATCGTATTCGCCATCAACCCTGTTACCGGAACAACGGTTGGACCTAAAGGATTAGTTATTGTAACAGAAAAAATCAAGAGTGTAAAGAAAAAAGAGACGATTAACAAAGTTAATTTTTTCATGGTTATTTTCCTCCTGTATCTCTCTAATTTAATAGCTTTAGAAACTCTAAACTTTGTATATAGACCTTTTTACCTCGCAGCCAGGAAGACCAACTTTAATCATTGTAACTCTTTTCCTTTTCATTGACAATAGTGAAGTCGGAAAAGGGATTCTGTTTTCTTTATTTTTGCCCATTGATAAATAATTAAGGGACAAAGGTCCGTATTAACTCCTTGCAAGATATGTTGTGTGCAACAATTCATGAGATTTCTCGCTTAATGGTTCTCCTAAAAATTCTTCGTATAAAATTTTGATAGCAGGGTTTTCATGAGATTTTCTTATTGGCAGGGATCTGTCTACTTCGTATATCGCTTGCATCCTTTTTAGAAGTATTTCGCTGTTTGTTGGGATAGGTTGACCACCGCCACCAATGCATCCACCTGGACATGCCATGAATTCCACAAAGTGATACTCTTTTTCACCGCTTTTGATCATTTCTAAAACCTTTCGGGCGTTCCCTAAACCATTCACGACAGCAACTTTTAAATTTATTCCATCAATTTCTACCGTTGCTTCTTTTATTCCTTCAATGCCTCTAACAGCTTCAAAGTCCAATTTTTCTAATTCCTTACCGGTTATTACTTCGTATGCAGTTCTCAAAGCGGCTTCCATAACACCACCCGTTGCCCCAAAAATTGCGCCGGCACCAGAAGAGATACCTAAGGGTTCATCGTACTCCTCCGGTGGAACGTTCAGCAAATCTATACCAGCAAGTTTAAACATTTTTGCCAGTTCACGGGTAGTTAATACGTAATCGACATCGCCCTTAATTTCTGGTCTAACCCGTTCAAATTTCTTGGCGGTACATGGCATGACAGAAACGACAACCATATCTTCTTTTGAAATTCCTAATTTGTTTGCATAATATGTCTTGGCAATAGCTCCAAACATCTGTTGAGGTGATTTACATGATGAGAGGTTATCAATAAATTCGGGATAATTATGTTCTAAGAATTTAACCCATCCTGGGCTACAAGACGTGAATAAAGGAAGCTTCCCATTATTTTTGAATCTTTCAATGAATTCATTCGCTTCTTCCATTATTGTTAAGTCAGCAGCAAAGTTAGTATCGAAGACTTTATCAAATCCTAACAATCTTAATCCTGCCACCATTTGTTTTGTGGCAATTTTCCCTGGTTCTGCATCGAATTCTTCGGCTATTGCAACTCTAACGGCAGGAGCTGTTTGCACGATTACATATTTACTTTCGTCAGAGAGAGCAGTCCAAACTTGGTCCATTTGATAAACTTCATGTAAGGCTCCTGTGGGGCATTCTAAGATACATTGTCCACAATTTGTACAATCTACGTTCCCCATACCTTTGTCCATGAAAGTTGTAACGTATGTATCTGGCCCTCTGTTTGCAATCGTTAATATGTTAACCGACTGGACCTCTGAGCATTTTCTGACGCAACGGTTACAAACGATACATTTTTGAGGTTCTCTCACAACTGAATAACTGCTTCTATCTTCCGGTAAACCATTAGATATTGGAGGGACCCTTATTTCAGTTACACCTATTTCTTCAGCAACCTCTTTTATCTCACAGCTGCCGGATTTTGAACAAGTAAGGCAATTTAAGTTGCAGTTTATCCCATGAGAAGCTATTATCAATTCAATGATAGTTTTTCTTGTTTTTCTTACTCTTTGAGAATGAGTAAAGATTTCCATACCATCGGTAATTTTTGTTACACAAGCTGGTTTCAAGGTTCTTTCACCTTTTATTTCAACTGAGCAAAGTCTGCAACTTCCAAAAGGTTCAAGTTTTTCAGAATAACAAAGTGTAGGTATTTTTATGTGAGCTTTCTTTGTGGCATCTAAAATACTAATTTCATGATCAAATTCATATTCTCTGTTATTTATCTTTACTTTCATATTTCCACCTTCTTTGTGTAAAATTTCTCAAATATGGAAAGAATAAGGTTTAAAGAAGACTCTCCAAATCCACAACGTGCTGCAGAGCTTACGGCGTACTGTATATCAGAGATTATTTCTATTTCCCTTGAAGTTGGATATCCTCTTTTATATATATCCGATACGATTTTGTTTATATTCTTGTTTCCTTCTCTACATGGGAAACACGTTCCACATGTTTCGTCTCGGAAAAAGTCAGAGACATTTTTCACGATTTCCAAATAATTTCTTTGTGAAGAAACTACGATCATTCCACCAGATCCGATGTTACTCCCCATTTTTTGAAGATTTTCATAGGTGTAAGGTACATCTAATTCCTCTTCAGTTAATGCTTCAGTGGAAATTCCTCCTGGGATAACAAAACCAATTTTTTCTCCTTTAACTCCTCCTGCCAATTCTTGTACGATATCTTTAACTGTTAATTTTCCAAATTCTACTTCGTAAACGCCCGGTTTGTTGACGTCACCACTGATAGAGACTAATTTTGTGCCTCTACTTTTTTCTGTTCCCATTTCTGAATAAGGGTTGTTATCGTAACTCATTATTTCTGCTGCCGCGGCCAATGTTTCAACGTTATTGACAACGGTCGGTTTACCATACAATCCCTCAAAAACTGGTAAGGGAGGTTTTATACGAGATTTTCCTCTGTCTCCTTCAATGGAATTGATTAAAGATGTTTCGTCCCCACATACGTAGGCGCCTGCACCTCTCACCAACTTCAAATCAAACGAGAAATCTGAGTTTAGAATATTTTCTCCCAATATATTTTTTTCATAAAGTTTTTCGATCGCTTTCTTAATGATTTTTATTGCCTCTACATATTCACCTCTAATGTAAATATAACCATATTTTGATCCAGTGGCATAACCACTGATTATTATACCTTCCAAAACTTTAAAGGGTAGATTTTCCAACAAGAATCTGTCTTTGAAAGTTCCTGGTTCTCCTTCATCCGCATTACATATGATAAACTTGGTGTCATCCTCAATTGAAAGCACCGTTTCCCATTTTATACCTGTAGGAAAACCGGCTCCCCCTCTTCCTCTTAAACCACTTTCTTTTATTTTGTTGATAACTTGTTGGGGTTCCATATTCAAAGCATTTTTTAAGCCTGGGAAATCGTATTCTTCCAAACTTTTACCCAAGTCCTTTTTTAGAAAGATTTTTTCCATTTATTTCCCTCCTATTCCAGTGAATCGAGTATTTGAATCGCTTTGGTAACGGTTAGATGAGTGTAATACGTATCGTTAACCATCATAACAGGTCCTTCATCGCAATGTCCTAAACATTCAGCTACTTCTAAGGTGAATTTTTTGTCTTTTGTGGTTTCATTCTCTTCCACTTTGAGATAATCTTTCAAGGCTCTAACTAAGTCTGCGGACTCGTTTAATCTACATGAGACACTGTCACAGACACGTACGATGTATTTTCCCGTTGGTTCAAGATGAAACATAGAATAAAAACTGATCACTCCGTACAAACGAGCTTTAGGGATGTCTCTTTTTTGCGCGATTCTCAAGATATCCTCTTCAGAGATGAATCCATACGTTTCTTGAATATCATGGAGTTCTTCCAAGAGTTCTTTTTCATAATACTTTTCCATTCCATCTCCTCCTTCTAGTTTTGAAATACAAAAACTTTGAGGCATTTATTAACAGAATCTGGATTGTTAATATTTTCACTAAATTGATCCATTTTTAACATATTTATATGAAAAAAACGCTAAAATAATATCAATATTATATACGCTGTTAAAAAAAGAATATGAGAAACCTAAGTCTCCATACCAATAGTTGCTTGAAAGCAATATTGTTAACGAAAAAACTAAATCTCAACCAAAGGAAACATATGAAAGTTTAAACATGGTAAAATTGAGAGAAGAAACACCCCAGAGGGGTTCAAGGAAATAAACATCCTTAAGAGGAGGAAGCCTGTCCTCGTGGATAAATTATACAACATTCAACTAACAAAAAGCAAATCAATTTCTAAGACATAAATACTATCTAACCATTACACTATTTCAACGACAATTAATTATGATCTAACACGACTTTACCTATGAACTTAGTACCGGTCCTGTGGAAACAATGAAGATTGAATGTTTGTATATGGGAATAAATATCACCTCCAAAACTCTTAGTACTATTTAAACCATTACCTCTTGAAAATTACAGCCCTATCAATTTCAATATAGTTTCCATTTCTGGTTCTACTGGATTGACCTTTGGTATCACACTTATCGCGGTATCGGGATCCTTTAATCCATGTCCCGTGAGTACCGCAACAATTTTACTTCCTTTTTTTATCTTATCCAATTTGATCATTTTTTTAACGCCCGCTACCGAAGCTGCAGAAGCAGGTTCTGCAAACACACCTTCGAGGGATGCCAATTCTTTATACGTGTCCAAGATTTCCTCGTCGGTAACAAAATTTATAAATCCTCCAGATTCTTTTGCAGCTTCTACGGCCTTTTCCCAATTGACCGGATTACCTATTCTTATAGCTGTTGCTACGGTTTCTGGGTTTTTTATAACCTGATTTTTTACGATAGCAGCTGATCCTTCCGCTTCAAAACCAATCATCTTAGGTAACTTATCCGTTTTGTGATCTTTGAAGTATTCTTTGAACCCTTTCCAGTAAGCTGTGATGTTTCCCGCATTCCCCACTGGAATTGCCAATATGTCAGGAGATTTACCACCTAATTGATCACATACCTCAAAAGCAGCACTTTTTTGACCTTCTATCCTGTATGGATTAAGTGAGTTAACCAGAGTTATAGGATAGTTGTCAGCGATCTTTCTTGTAATCTCTAAGGCAACGTCAAAATTACCTTTTATCGGTATAACTATAGCCCCATGCATTAAGGCCTGAGATAATTTCCCCAAGGCGATCTTCCCTTCAGGGATTATGACCGCTGTTTTCAATCCTGCTCTACTTCCATAAGCCGCAGCAGAGGCAGAAGTGTTACCGGTAGAAGCACAGATTATTGCTTTATCACCGTTCTGCAGGGCTTTGGTTACGGCTAAACACATTCCCCTGTCTTTAAAAGATCCCGTGGGATTAGCACCATCATATTTCAGATAAAGCTCAATATCCCACATATTACTCATTTTTTCTGCGAATATCAAAGGAGTGTTCCCTTCTTGCAACGTAATTATCTCTGTTTTCTCATCGACGGGCATGTATTCTTTATAAGCATTTATTATACCCGGCCAAAAACTAAAATTTCTCACCAAAATCCTCCACCCTTATTATATTTTTTATTTCTATCACATCCTCTAATTCGTTCAACGAATCAATTGCTTTTTTCAGTTTTCTCTCTTTGATTAGATGCGTCTGTAAAAATATTGGCACAACAGGATTAAGTCTGTGCTTTTGAATTACAGAAGCGATGCTAACTTCGTTATCTCCAAAAACCTTTGCTATTTTCGCAAAAACACCGGGTTTGTCATTCACTCTCAATCTTATATAGAAAGAGTTTTCAATCTCATCTGTTTCAATTAACTTCAAACCGTTTAACCTTCCGGTACTATATTCGTTTTCAATATGGTATTTAATACTCTTGGCGGCTTCCATAATATCTGCGACAACCGCGCTTGCAGTTGGCATTTCCCCGGCACCTTGTCCGTAGATCATTATATCTCCAACGGCGTCCCCATGAATCTGTACGACGTTGTATACACCGTTGATTTTTGAAAGTGGACTACTTTTTGGAATAAAAGTTGGATGGACCCTTATATCCAACATCTTATCTTCGTACCTTTTTCCAATAGCCAATAATTTGATAATATATCCTAATTCCTCTGCTATTTCTATGTCTTCCCTTTCTATCTTCTCAATTCCTTCTACATGGATTGAATCAACATCTATAAAACTCTCAAACGCTAGTGAAGACAAAATATTTATTTTATATGCACTATCCAAACCGCTTACATCAAAATATGGTTCGTTTTCTGCATAACCTAGACTTTGAGCTTCTTTTAAAGCCTCTTCAAAATTAATAGATTTTTCTGTCATTTGAGTCAAAATGTAATTTGTGGTCCCGTTTAGAATTCCATAAATTCTTTCAATTTTATTTGCAATCATGGACTCTTTCAGAGTTTTAATTATAGGGATTCCTCCACCTACGCTTCCTTCATAATACACTTTGACATTATTGTTCTTTGCTAGTTGAAATATCTCTCTACCATACTTGGCTAATATTAACTTATTGGCTGTTACAACATTTTTATTTCGGTTGATAGCTTCTTTAATGTAATCTAATGTCGGTGTTTCTCCACCAATTAACTCCACCACGATCTGAATTTCAGGATCTTCTACGATCTCTTTATAATCTACAGTAAGCAATGAAGCATCCACACCGTACTTTCTCATTTTGTCCTTTTCTTTCACCAAGATCTTTTTGATCTGAATTTCCTCACCTAGTTTTCTTTCTATATCTTCTTTCTTGGTTGTGAGAATATTGTACACCCCTCCTCCAACCGTACCGTACCCAAGAAGTCCGACTTTAATCATTGTAACTCCCTCCCTTTTCACTCATAATACCTAACCCCGGATGTTGATAGTTGAAAAAGTTATAAACTATTTTCTTGAGTTATAAAAGTGACTGTTTAAAACGTTTTTAATGGAATGAATTCAATAATAATTTG encodes the following:
- a CDS encoding ABC transporter permease codes for the protein MKTIFGIVLIVLLWYFFSFVIGSSFVLPFPHEVLVNLINQLSTPRFYVALWNTVWKTLIVLFLSSFIGIILGFLMGMSDTIYEIFRPMLMMIQAIPVVSWLAFVVFLWGVGWRGPILISTMAILPNTVFTTASGIKNIDRKLLEMVHLYKVSRSKIFRHVYLASIVPFVIAAVEVSIGNVWKVVLVTEFLVGGNGLGVELAWARQYVEVPRIYAITIIAVILGITTERVFKIISRRMLARWEMY
- a CDS encoding ABC transporter substrate-binding protein, with amino-acid sequence MKKLTLLIVSFFFTLLIFSVTITNPLGPTVVPVTGLMANTIEEEVEINVSLWKDANEAVALLVSNQADFAVLPITVGANLYAQGLELILLGVHEWKAFYLVGSSNVDFEDVKNLKGHEVYSPHGRGQTVDILMRYLLVKNGLVPDKDVKFSYLPPQEIVSLFKAGKVEYAALPEPFATLAVTGTEGEIVLDFQDEWNKISGSKYGLPIAGLFVKKEILESEPDIVSKVESAFSESVDWANTNLDQSLKITNEYLTIPVPVLKEAMNRLVFEYIPIVECKEEVDNFLNTMHELYPEGLPTLPTEGFYYR
- a CDS encoding NADH-dependent [FeFe] hydrogenase, group A6, whose amino-acid sequence is MKVKINNREYEFDHEISILDATKKAHIKIPTLCYSEKLEPFGSCRLCSVEIKGERTLKPACVTKITDGMEIFTHSQRVRKTRKTIIELIIASHGINCNLNCLTCSKSGSCEIKEVAEEIGVTEIRVPPISNGLPEDRSSYSVVREPQKCIVCNRCVRKCSEVQSVNILTIANRGPDTYVTTFMDKGMGNVDCTNCGQCILECPTGALHEVYQMDQVWTALSDESKYVIVQTAPAVRVAIAEEFDAEPGKIATKQMVAGLRLLGFDKVFDTNFAADLTIMEEANEFIERFKNNGKLPLFTSCSPGWVKFLEHNYPEFIDNLSSCKSPQQMFGAIAKTYYANKLGISKEDMVVVSVMPCTAKKFERVRPEIKGDVDYVLTTRELAKMFKLAGIDLLNVPPEEYDEPLGISSGAGAIFGATGGVMEAALRTAYEVITGKELEKLDFEAVRGIEGIKEATVEIDGINLKVAVVNGLGNARKVLEMIKSGEKEYHFVEFMACPGGCIGGGGQPIPTNSEILLKRMQAIYEVDRSLPIRKSHENPAIKILYEEFLGEPLSEKSHELLHTTYLARS
- a CDS encoding complex I 51 kDa subunit family protein, translated to MEKIFLKKDLGKSLEEYDFPGLKNALNMEPQQVINKIKESGLRGRGGAGFPTGIKWETVLSIEDDTKFIICNADEGEPGTFKDRFLLENLPFKVLEGIIISGYATGSKYGYIYIRGEYVEAIKIIKKAIEKLYEKNILGENILNSDFSFDLKLVRGAGAYVCGDETSLINSIEGDRGKSRIKPPLPVFEGLYGKPTVVNNVETLAAAAEIMSYDNNPYSEMGTEKSRGTKLVSISGDVNKPGVYEVEFGKLTVKDIVQELAGGVKGEKIGFVIPGGISTEALTEEELDVPYTYENLQKMGSNIGSGGMIVVSSQRNYLEIVKNVSDFFRDETCGTCFPCREGNKNINKIVSDIYKRGYPTSREIEIISDIQYAVSSAARCGFGESSLNLILSIFEKFYTKKVEI
- a CDS encoding NADH-quinone oxidoreductase subunit NuoE family protein; this translates as MEKYYEKELLEELHDIQETYGFISEEDILRIAQKRDIPKARLYGVISFYSMFHLEPTGKYIVRVCDSVSCRLNESADLVRALKDYLKVEENETTKDKKFTLEVAECLGHCDEGPVMMVNDTYYTHLTVTKAIQILDSLE
- the thrC gene encoding threonine synthase; its protein translation is MRNFSFWPGIINAYKEYMPVDEKTEIITLQEGNTPLIFAEKMSNMWDIELYLKYDGANPTGSFKDRGMCLAVTKALQNGDKAIICASTGNTSASAAAYGSRAGLKTAVIIPEGKIALGKLSQALMHGAIVIPIKGNFDVALEITRKIADNYPITLVNSLNPYRIEGQKSAAFEVCDQLGGKSPDILAIPVGNAGNITAYWKGFKEYFKDHKTDKLPKMIGFEAEGSAAIVKNQVIKNPETVATAIRIGNPVNWEKAVEAAKESGGFINFVTDEEILDTYKELASLEGVFAEPASAASVAGVKKMIKLDKIKKGSKIVAVLTGHGLKDPDTAISVIPKVNPVEPEMETILKLIGL
- a CDS encoding homoserine dehydrogenase; this translates as MIKVGLLGYGTVGGGVYNILTTKKEDIERKLGEEIQIKKILVKEKDKMRKYGVDASLLTVDYKEIVEDPEIQIVVELIGGETPTLDYIKEAINRNKNVVTANKLILAKYGREIFQLAKNNNVKVYYEGSVGGGIPIIKTLKESMIANKIERIYGILNGTTNYILTQMTEKSINFEEALKEAQSLGYAENEPYFDVSGLDSAYKINILSSLAFESFIDVDSIHVEGIEKIEREDIEIAEELGYIIKLLAIGKRYEDKMLDIRVHPTFIPKSSPLSKINGVYNVVQIHGDAVGDIMIYGQGAGEMPTASAVVADIMEAAKSIKYHIENEYSTGRLNGLKLIETDEIENSFYIRLRVNDKPGVFAKIAKVFGDNEVSIASVIQKHRLNPVVPIFLQTHLIKERKLKKAIDSLNELEDVIEIKNIIRVEDFGEKF